A single region of the Brassica rapa cultivar Chiifu-401-42 chromosome A03, CAAS_Brap_v3.01, whole genome shotgun sequence genome encodes:
- the LOC103861477 gene encoding translocase of chloroplast 132, chloroplastic-like isoform X4 yields the protein MEEKKLADDRVSDEQVKITELMVSDVDARDTEDEVFEEAIDSSKPESFQADDGLHEDLPSEEVKVPEVNGESHGEANLQHIATGEAVPGFVTSQMNGDEGEAGVRNVSETATLSFSENGIVSPEKKAVLLSFGSEKKLGDDRIIHDQVENNILLVSDVDARDTYDEVFVEAIDGFQADDGLHEDLPSKATPEHSMDDLEEENINDKEVKDSKVSGETHGEANLQHITEGEAAPGFVTSKMNGDEGESGAEHVNEKVTCSFSENGIVSPEKKQLVAEVIEETRNDGTEEENKEENVDVSAGMETEQEAGKREGSDKDCFENESGAQRNGGDLVLARLRLESIFPRSYQCHQLWIKELSGTSLTEKLHGLQDLTPQCNLERKCH from the exons ATGGAAGAGAAGAAGCTTGCAGACGATAGAGTCAGCGATGAGCAAGTAAAGATAACTGAATTGATGGTTTCTGATGTTGATGCGAGGGATACCGAAGATGAGGTCTTTGAGGAAGCTATCGACAGTTCGAAGCCTGAATCTTTCCAAGCCGATGATGGGTTACACGAGGATTTGCCTTCAGAGGAAGTGAAAGTGCCAGAGGTTAATGGAGAGAGCCATGGTGAGGCAAACCTGCAACATATAGCTACGGGAGAGGCTGTACCAGGTTTTGTGACTTCCCAAATGAATGGTGATGAAGGGGAAGCAGGTGTAAGGAATGTCAGCGAGACAGCTacactttctttttctgaaaatGGAATCGTCTCCCCTGAGAAGAAAGCTGTTCTCCTCTCTTTCGG GTCAGAGAAGAAGCTTGGAGATGATAGAATCATCCATGACCAAGTAGAGAACAATATATtactggtttctgatgttgatGCGAGGGATACCTATGATGAGGTCTTTGTGGAAGCTATTGACGGTTTCCAAGCCGATGATGGGTTGCACGAGGATTTACCTTCAAAGGCAACTCCTGAACATTCCATGGATGATCTGGAAGAAGAGAATATCAATGACAAGGAAGTGAAAGATTCCAAGGTTAGTGGAGAGACCCATGGTGAGGCAAACCTGCAACATATAACTGAGGGAGAGGCTGCACCAGGTTTTGTGACTTCCAAAATGAATGGTGACGAGGGGGAATCAGGTGCAGAGCATGTGAACGAGAAAGTTACATGTTCTTTTTCTGAAAATGGAATCGTCTCTCCTGAGAAGAAACAGCTGGTGGCTGAAGTGATCGAGGAAACAAGGAATGATGGTACTGAAGAGGAAAACAAGGAGGAAAATGTTGATGTATCAGCTGGTATGGAAACAGAACAAGAGGCTGGGAAACGTGAAGGATCAGATAAGGATTGCTTTGAGAATGAGTCTGGGGCACAAAGAAATG GTGGAGACCTGGTATTGGCAAGACTCAGATTGG AATCTATATTTCCCCGGTCATACCAATGTCATCAACTCTGGATCAAG GAACTTTCAGGTACTTCTTTGACCGAAAAACTCCACGGTCTGCAGGATCTGACGCCGCAATGTAATCTAGAAAGAAAATGCCACTGA
- the LOC103861477 gene encoding translocase of chloroplast 132, chloroplastic-like isoform X2 translates to MVRSDMEEKKLADDRVSDEQVKITELMVSDVDARDTEDEVFEEAIDSSKPESFQADDGLHEDLPSEEVKVPEVNGESHGEANLQHIATGEAVPGFVTSQMNGDEGEAGVRNVSETATLSFSENGIVSPEKKAVLLSFGSEKKLGDDRIIHDQVENNILLVSDVDARDTYDEVFVEAIDGFQADDGLHEDLPSKATPEHSMDDLEEENINDKEVKDSKVSGETHGEANLQHITEGEAAPGFVTSKMNGDEGESGAEHVNEKVTCSFSENGIVSPEKKQLVAEVIEETRNDGTEEENKEENVDVSAGMETEQEAGKREGSDKDCFENESGAQRNGGDLVLARLRLESIFPRSYQCHQLWIKELSGTSLTEKLHGLQDLTPQCNLERKCH, encoded by the exons ATGGTAAG GTCAGATATGGAAGAGAAGAAGCTTGCAGACGATAGAGTCAGCGATGAGCAAGTAAAGATAACTGAATTGATGGTTTCTGATGTTGATGCGAGGGATACCGAAGATGAGGTCTTTGAGGAAGCTATCGACAGTTCGAAGCCTGAATCTTTCCAAGCCGATGATGGGTTACACGAGGATTTGCCTTCAGAGGAAGTGAAAGTGCCAGAGGTTAATGGAGAGAGCCATGGTGAGGCAAACCTGCAACATATAGCTACGGGAGAGGCTGTACCAGGTTTTGTGACTTCCCAAATGAATGGTGATGAAGGGGAAGCAGGTGTAAGGAATGTCAGCGAGACAGCTacactttctttttctgaaaatGGAATCGTCTCCCCTGAGAAGAAAGCTGTTCTCCTCTCTTTCGG GTCAGAGAAGAAGCTTGGAGATGATAGAATCATCCATGACCAAGTAGAGAACAATATATtactggtttctgatgttgatGCGAGGGATACCTATGATGAGGTCTTTGTGGAAGCTATTGACGGTTTCCAAGCCGATGATGGGTTGCACGAGGATTTACCTTCAAAGGCAACTCCTGAACATTCCATGGATGATCTGGAAGAAGAGAATATCAATGACAAGGAAGTGAAAGATTCCAAGGTTAGTGGAGAGACCCATGGTGAGGCAAACCTGCAACATATAACTGAGGGAGAGGCTGCACCAGGTTTTGTGACTTCCAAAATGAATGGTGACGAGGGGGAATCAGGTGCAGAGCATGTGAACGAGAAAGTTACATGTTCTTTTTCTGAAAATGGAATCGTCTCTCCTGAGAAGAAACAGCTGGTGGCTGAAGTGATCGAGGAAACAAGGAATGATGGTACTGAAGAGGAAAACAAGGAGGAAAATGTTGATGTATCAGCTGGTATGGAAACAGAACAAGAGGCTGGGAAACGTGAAGGATCAGATAAGGATTGCTTTGAGAATGAGTCTGGGGCACAAAGAAATG GTGGAGACCTGGTATTGGCAAGACTCAGATTGG AATCTATATTTCCCCGGTCATACCAATGTCATCAACTCTGGATCAAG GAACTTTCAGGTACTTCTTTGACCGAAAAACTCCACGGTCTGCAGGATCTGACGCCGCAATGTAATCTAGAAAGAAAATGCCACTGA
- the LOC103861477 gene encoding translocase of chloroplast 132, chloroplastic-like isoform X1 — MVVNRSDMEEKKLADDRVSDEQVKITELMVSDVDARDTEDEVFEEAIDSSKPESFQADDGLHEDLPSEEVKVPEVNGESHGEANLQHIATGEAVPGFVTSQMNGDEGEAGVRNVSETATLSFSENGIVSPEKKAVLLSFGSEKKLGDDRIIHDQVENNILLVSDVDARDTYDEVFVEAIDGFQADDGLHEDLPSKATPEHSMDDLEEENINDKEVKDSKVSGETHGEANLQHITEGEAAPGFVTSKMNGDEGESGAEHVNEKVTCSFSENGIVSPEKKQLVAEVIEETRNDGTEEENKEENVDVSAGMETEQEAGKREGSDKDCFENESGAQRNGGDLVLARLRLESIFPRSYQCHQLWIKELSGTSLTEKLHGLQDLTPQCNLERKCH; from the exons ATGGTTGTGAACAGGTCAGATATGGAAGAGAAGAAGCTTGCAGACGATAGAGTCAGCGATGAGCAAGTAAAGATAACTGAATTGATGGTTTCTGATGTTGATGCGAGGGATACCGAAGATGAGGTCTTTGAGGAAGCTATCGACAGTTCGAAGCCTGAATCTTTCCAAGCCGATGATGGGTTACACGAGGATTTGCCTTCAGAGGAAGTGAAAGTGCCAGAGGTTAATGGAGAGAGCCATGGTGAGGCAAACCTGCAACATATAGCTACGGGAGAGGCTGTACCAGGTTTTGTGACTTCCCAAATGAATGGTGATGAAGGGGAAGCAGGTGTAAGGAATGTCAGCGAGACAGCTacactttctttttctgaaaatGGAATCGTCTCCCCTGAGAAGAAAGCTGTTCTCCTCTCTTTCGG GTCAGAGAAGAAGCTTGGAGATGATAGAATCATCCATGACCAAGTAGAGAACAATATATtactggtttctgatgttgatGCGAGGGATACCTATGATGAGGTCTTTGTGGAAGCTATTGACGGTTTCCAAGCCGATGATGGGTTGCACGAGGATTTACCTTCAAAGGCAACTCCTGAACATTCCATGGATGATCTGGAAGAAGAGAATATCAATGACAAGGAAGTGAAAGATTCCAAGGTTAGTGGAGAGACCCATGGTGAGGCAAACCTGCAACATATAACTGAGGGAGAGGCTGCACCAGGTTTTGTGACTTCCAAAATGAATGGTGACGAGGGGGAATCAGGTGCAGAGCATGTGAACGAGAAAGTTACATGTTCTTTTTCTGAAAATGGAATCGTCTCTCCTGAGAAGAAACAGCTGGTGGCTGAAGTGATCGAGGAAACAAGGAATGATGGTACTGAAGAGGAAAACAAGGAGGAAAATGTTGATGTATCAGCTGGTATGGAAACAGAACAAGAGGCTGGGAAACGTGAAGGATCAGATAAGGATTGCTTTGAGAATGAGTCTGGGGCACAAAGAAATG GTGGAGACCTGGTATTGGCAAGACTCAGATTGG AATCTATATTTCCCCGGTCATACCAATGTCATCAACTCTGGATCAAG GAACTTTCAGGTACTTCTTTGACCGAAAAACTCCACGGTCTGCAGGATCTGACGCCGCAATGTAATCTAGAAAGAAAATGCCACTGA
- the LOC103861477 gene encoding translocase of chloroplast 132, chloroplastic-like isoform X3, which produces MVVNRSDMEEKKLADDRVSDEQVKITELMVSDVDARDTEDEVFEEAIDSSKPESFQADDGLHEDLPSEEVKVPEVNGESHGEANLQHIATGEAVPGFVTSQMNGDEGEAGVRNVSETATLSFSENGIVSPEKKAVLLSFGSEKKLGDDRIIHDQVENNILLVSDVDARDTYDEVFVEAIDGFQADDGLHEDLPSKATPEHSMDDLEEENINDKEVKDSKVSGETHGEANLQHITEGEAAPGFVTSKMNGDEGESGAEHVNEKVTCSFSENGIVSPEKKQLVAEVIEETRNDGTEEENKEENVDVSAGMETEQEAGKREGSDKDCFENESGAQRNGGDLVLARLRLESIFPRSYQCHQLWIKWSKSMSINKNLLWVLINKLIINIVI; this is translated from the exons ATGGTTGTGAACAGGTCAGATATGGAAGAGAAGAAGCTTGCAGACGATAGAGTCAGCGATGAGCAAGTAAAGATAACTGAATTGATGGTTTCTGATGTTGATGCGAGGGATACCGAAGATGAGGTCTTTGAGGAAGCTATCGACAGTTCGAAGCCTGAATCTTTCCAAGCCGATGATGGGTTACACGAGGATTTGCCTTCAGAGGAAGTGAAAGTGCCAGAGGTTAATGGAGAGAGCCATGGTGAGGCAAACCTGCAACATATAGCTACGGGAGAGGCTGTACCAGGTTTTGTGACTTCCCAAATGAATGGTGATGAAGGGGAAGCAGGTGTAAGGAATGTCAGCGAGACAGCTacactttctttttctgaaaatGGAATCGTCTCCCCTGAGAAGAAAGCTGTTCTCCTCTCTTTCGG GTCAGAGAAGAAGCTTGGAGATGATAGAATCATCCATGACCAAGTAGAGAACAATATATtactggtttctgatgttgatGCGAGGGATACCTATGATGAGGTCTTTGTGGAAGCTATTGACGGTTTCCAAGCCGATGATGGGTTGCACGAGGATTTACCTTCAAAGGCAACTCCTGAACATTCCATGGATGATCTGGAAGAAGAGAATATCAATGACAAGGAAGTGAAAGATTCCAAGGTTAGTGGAGAGACCCATGGTGAGGCAAACCTGCAACATATAACTGAGGGAGAGGCTGCACCAGGTTTTGTGACTTCCAAAATGAATGGTGACGAGGGGGAATCAGGTGCAGAGCATGTGAACGAGAAAGTTACATGTTCTTTTTCTGAAAATGGAATCGTCTCTCCTGAGAAGAAACAGCTGGTGGCTGAAGTGATCGAGGAAACAAGGAATGATGGTACTGAAGAGGAAAACAAGGAGGAAAATGTTGATGTATCAGCTGGTATGGAAACAGAACAAGAGGCTGGGAAACGTGAAGGATCAGATAAGGATTGCTTTGAGAATGAGTCTGGGGCACAAAGAAATG GTGGAGACCTGGTATTGGCAAGACTCAGATTGG AATCTATATTTCCCCGGTCATACCAATGTCATCAACTCTGGATCAAG TGGAGTAAGAGCATGTCCATCAATAAGAACCTCTTATGGGTTCtaatcaataaattaataataaatatagtgaTTTGA
- the LOC103861477 gene encoding translocase of chloroplast 120, chloroplastic-like isoform X5: MVVNRSDMEEKKLADDRVSDEQVKITELMVSDVDARDTEDEVFEEAIDSSKPESFQADDGLHEDLPSEEVKVPEVNGESHGEANLQHIATGEAVPGFVTSQMNGDEGEAGVRNVSETATLSFSENGIVSPEKKAVLLSFGSEKKLGDDRIIHDQVENNILLVSDVDARDTYDEVFVEAIDGFQADDGLHEDLPSKATPEHSMDDLEEENINDKEVKDSKVSGETHGEANLQHITEGEAAPGFVTSKMNGDEGESGAEHVNEKVTCSFSENGIVSPEKKQLVAEVIEETRNDGTEEENKEENVDVSAGMETEQEAGKREGSDKDCFENESGAQRNGETVAEYNTVKYASGDSIQVASGEKSLNDSIEVACAGTSSPLEVE; encoded by the exons ATGGTTGTGAACAGGTCAGATATGGAAGAGAAGAAGCTTGCAGACGATAGAGTCAGCGATGAGCAAGTAAAGATAACTGAATTGATGGTTTCTGATGTTGATGCGAGGGATACCGAAGATGAGGTCTTTGAGGAAGCTATCGACAGTTCGAAGCCTGAATCTTTCCAAGCCGATGATGGGTTACACGAGGATTTGCCTTCAGAGGAAGTGAAAGTGCCAGAGGTTAATGGAGAGAGCCATGGTGAGGCAAACCTGCAACATATAGCTACGGGAGAGGCTGTACCAGGTTTTGTGACTTCCCAAATGAATGGTGATGAAGGGGAAGCAGGTGTAAGGAATGTCAGCGAGACAGCTacactttctttttctgaaaatGGAATCGTCTCCCCTGAGAAGAAAGCTGTTCTCCTCTCTTTCGG GTCAGAGAAGAAGCTTGGAGATGATAGAATCATCCATGACCAAGTAGAGAACAATATATtactggtttctgatgttgatGCGAGGGATACCTATGATGAGGTCTTTGTGGAAGCTATTGACGGTTTCCAAGCCGATGATGGGTTGCACGAGGATTTACCTTCAAAGGCAACTCCTGAACATTCCATGGATGATCTGGAAGAAGAGAATATCAATGACAAGGAAGTGAAAGATTCCAAGGTTAGTGGAGAGACCCATGGTGAGGCAAACCTGCAACATATAACTGAGGGAGAGGCTGCACCAGGTTTTGTGACTTCCAAAATGAATGGTGACGAGGGGGAATCAGGTGCAGAGCATGTGAACGAGAAAGTTACATGTTCTTTTTCTGAAAATGGAATCGTCTCTCCTGAGAAGAAACAGCTGGTGGCTGAAGTGATCGAGGAAACAAGGAATGATGGTACTGAAGAGGAAAACAAGGAGGAAAATGTTGATGTATCAGCTGGTATGGAAACAGAACAAGAGGCTGGGAAACGTGAAGGATCAGATAAGGATTGCTTTGAGAATGAGTCTGGGGCACAAAGAAATGGTGAGACTGTTGCCGAATACAACACTGTTAAATATGCTTCAGGTGATAGCATTCAAGTAGCTTCGGGTGAGAAATCCTTGAATGATAGTATTGAAGTAGCTTGCGCTGGGACCTCATCTCCATTGGAGGTGGAATAA